From the genome of Rhodohalobacter sp. SW132:
TTGGAAGTCACTCTCTTCAGCTTATTATCACCCCGGCTATCCAGCCCGATCGGTTACCCGATCCAGATTCCAGATGGTTTCCGATTGAGCAGCCTCCAACATTTATTCCAGTCAGCTTCAGAGAAAGAGACCGATCCCCTGCCCTATCCGATGTTCAGACTGCGTTGCGGTTTGCCTGGCGGCCATCCGCATCCCTTGATGTTGATTTTATGCTCTACCGCTGGGCGCATCCCATGCCCGCTTATTCGGTACGACCAGCCATTCAGGAATTCCCGAACACGCCTGAAGTCAGCCTGAGAGAGAATTACAAAACATCTCCAATGGCGGGATATTCTCTCTCCTGGCAAATATCCGACCGATGGAGTTTTGTTTCAGAAGCGCTTTATGTTTACAGCCGCCTTTTCACCTATTTACCTGTATCCGTAAACCGCCTGGAATCGGCTCTGGATAATCCGGCAGAAATTTTACCTCTTTTGCAGGAATTTGAAATTCGGGATGATGGTTATCTCCTCACCAAACCGTGGCTACACACAATGGCAGGGATGCAGGCAGATCTTTGGGATACCATCGTGGGAGTGCAAGCGTATACCGAGCTGATTCTGAATTATGAAGAACGAATACTCTCCCAGCAGCTCTTCCCCTACCTGTCTGCTTTCGCCCAGCGAACATTTCTGAGAGAACGGCTGGCTCTAACAGCAAACGGACGTTACAACATTTATGGTGAAGATTTTTGGGCTCAAATCCGAACCTCGTATGAAATAAATGATGGCTTTGAGGTCGCAATGGGTACCAATCTGTTTGGCGGCCCATCCATTTCTCCATTTTACGGCCACCTCTCATTTGAACTATTTAAAGAGAACAGCTTCGGTTTCGTACAAACATCGATCTATTTTTGATCACAGATATTTAGATTGAACCGCAAATTTGCGGGAATGTATCACGTAATCAATTAGTTCAGAAGCTGAATTCAACAGACGCAAATGGCAGTATAGTGGAACGATTTGGCAACATATTACTGGCGGCTCCGGGTACGGTAATCACAGGGATGATATTACTCATATTCCTTGCTATCTATCCTGCAAGCCAGATTACCACCGATTTTAACCTGGAAGGTTTTTATCGGGAAGATGATCCTGTAATCGAGGATTATCAGCTTCTGGAGGATGAATTCGGAAGAGATGACAATACGATTCTGATCGGCTTTCGTGCAGATGATATCATCAAACCGGAAATTCTAAGAGATATTCGTGACCTGACCCACCGATTTGAAGAGATCCCGTATATTGAATCGGTGAGAAGTATTACCAATGCCGAGCAAATCCGGAATGTTCAGGATCAGCTCGATTTTTCACCGTATATCCCTGAAATACCAGAATCTGATGATGAACTTTCCAGTCTGAAATCATCGCTGACAGAGGATCCTTTTCTCAGCGGGCTGTTAATCAATCAAAACGCAACAGCGACCTCGTTTCTGCTCACAATTCGTGAAGCCGACAACACCTACCCAAACAGAAATGTAATCATCAATCAGATCAATGAGATTACAGGTGAATATTCCGGGGATTATACATTTCGAAAATCGGGGATTCCATTTTTCAGAAATCAATATGTAAATTTGCTGAACGGTGAGATTTTCATTTATATAGGTCTTTCGTCGGTTTTGATCATACTATTACTTTGGTATCTCTACAGAAGTATTTGGGGTGTACTTTTCCCGATGATTATAGTTTGGACAACACTGCTGTTTACCGTTGCCATTATTCATCTGACGGGCGGTTATCTCGAAATCATGAGCAGCACCATCGCCCCGATTCTTCTCTGCGTTGGCGTTGCCGATGCTGTTCATATGATATCAAAATATGACGACGCCAGGGAATCAGGAATTAAAAAGAGGGCTTCGATTATAGAAATGCTGAAGACGCTTGGCAGTGCTACGTTTCTCACCAGTGTCACCACCGCAATTGGCTTCGCATCCCTTCTGAGCAGTTCTGTAGTACCGATGGCACGTTTTGGAGCCTACACGGCAGCGGGAGTTCTTCTGGCTTATGTGATCACCATCTTCTTTCTTCCCGTAGCGTTGTCAAAATCGCGAAAATCCCGTGTGTTCAATGAGAAATCCGGTTCGTTTTATCCCGCCATTCAAACGATTTTATCCCGGATTAGCGCGATTAACCGGGTGCATTATAAAAAAATACTGCTATTCGGTTTGGTCGGTACTACAATTGTGGCTTTAGGAATAAAAAATGTGGATGTTAACGGAAAAGTATTTGATGATCTCGGCGACGATACCCAGCTGATGCAGGATAGCCGCTTTTTCTCGGAGCAGCTCGCACCGCAGTTCCCGATGGAGTTTATCATCAATACCGGTGAACCGGACGGAGCCGGAACAATTGACCTTTTGCAGCGAGTGGATCAATTCGAGGAATTTTTACTCGGATTTGATGAAATCCATCGCGTAATAGGACTCAACCAGCTGATCAAAGAAGTCCATTATATTTTTCGGGAAAATAACGAAGTGACTGATGCACGCACTCTGCCAGATTCTGATGCGACCATCGCGCAATATTTGCTTCTTTTGGAGATCAATGATGCGCCTGAGTTAAACAGGTTGACCGATTTTGATTACAGTAAGTTACGAGTCACCGCATTTACAGAAGACGCTGGTTCAAAGCGAATAAATGAGATCAGAGATGAAATCGACGGTTATATTTATGATCATTTTACGGAAGATGTAACTGTTACGGGTACCACTATTCTGAGTGCTGACTTGACTGACAAAATTGTGTATTCGCTCGTATGGAGCATCCTGATTGCTTTGGTGGCCATATCTCTGATCATGACATTGTTATTTAGAAACGTAAAAATGGTTTTAATTTCGCTGGTGCCAAACGTCATACCTCTTTTAGTAATAGCAAGCGTGATGGGGTTTTTGAATGTAGATATCAAACCGTCAACGGCTGTTATTTTCACGATCGCACTGGGAATTGCGGTGGATGACAGTATTCACTACCTGGCCCGGTTTCGAATTGAAATGCAGCGGCGCGGTGTGATGAACGCCGCACTTTCGGCCACTACTATAAAAACCGGTCGGGCAATAGTGGTTACAAGCTTTATTTTGATTGCGGGATTCGGAACGTTAATCACTAGCGCGTTTGCATCTACAGCGATGATGGGAATCCTGGTGTGCAGCACAATTTTCGCAGCCCTGATTGCGGATTTGTTTATTTTGCCTTCGCTTTTCTACTGGCTGCGGCCTGATATTAAGATCGGGAAAAAGCCTGAACTGCTTTGAGTATGTCGGCGTGAATTAACTCCACACTCTGTTCCGCATTTATCGTTTGGATACGTGATTCCTCGCTAGCCAGTTTATCAAAACCGGCGGCTACTTTAGCGAAAAAGGAATCTCCGGCACGCTCCATGCGGTCTTTCTCATTTTCTTCAGTCCGTTTTCGGGCAGTATCAGCAGAAATTTTCAGATAAAACGTTAAATCGGGAACCGTTTTGTGAGACGCGATGGAGTTCAGCTGATTGATCACCCCAATAGTGGCTGACTCCCGGCCATATCCCTGGTAGGCAACTGTTGAGTCGTAAAAACGATCAAGGATTACCACGGTTCCTTTCTCCAATAGTGGATTTACTTTTTCAGCAATGAGTTGTGAACGAGCGGCAGAAAAGAGGAGCATTTCGGTGACGGGATCCATCTCATCACCCCCATGCAGC
Proteins encoded in this window:
- a CDS encoding DUF1302 domain-containing protein; the encoded protein is MYQNYTGYQLTGDHELVAGRNRLRVQFNQSLPFGTLYAEIDFLDKYADERDFEILPRQMYADWYTSNYDIRIGKQNVIWGESIDTFVNDIITPVDLSEFLTQSPEDLRVGVTAVNIRRYFGSHSLQLIITPAIQPDRLPDPDSRWFPIEQPPTFIPVSFRERDRSPALSDVQTALRFAWRPSASLDVDFMLYRWAHPMPAYSVRPAIQEFPNTPEVSLRENYKTSPMAGYSLSWQISDRWSFVSEALYVYSRLFTYLPVSVNRLESALDNPAEILPLLQEFEIRDDGYLLTKPWLHTMAGMQADLWDTIVGVQAYTELILNYEERILSQQLFPYLSAFAQRTFLRERLALTANGRYNIYGEDFWAQIRTSYEINDGFEVAMGTNLFGGPSISPFYGHLSFELFKENSFGFVQTSIYF
- a CDS encoding RND family transporter, whose translation is MILLIFLAIYPASQITTDFNLEGFYREDDPVIEDYQLLEDEFGRDDNTILIGFRADDIIKPEILRDIRDLTHRFEEIPYIESVRSITNAEQIRNVQDQLDFSPYIPEIPESDDELSSLKSSLTEDPFLSGLLINQNATATSFLLTIREADNTYPNRNVIINQINEITGEYSGDYTFRKSGIPFFRNQYVNLLNGEIFIYIGLSSVLIILLLWYLYRSIWGVLFPMIIVWTTLLFTVAIIHLTGGYLEIMSSTIAPILLCVGVADAVHMISKYDDARESGIKKRASIIEMLKTLGSATFLTSVTTAIGFASLLSSSVVPMARFGAYTAAGVLLAYVITIFFLPVALSKSRKSRVFNEKSGSFYPAIQTILSRISAINRVHYKKILLFGLVGTTIVALGIKNVDVNGKVFDDLGDDTQLMQDSRFFSEQLAPQFPMEFIINTGEPDGAGTIDLLQRVDQFEEFLLGFDEIHRVIGLNQLIKEVHYIFRENNEVTDARTLPDSDATIAQYLLLLEINDAPELNRLTDFDYSKLRVTAFTEDAGSKRINEIRDEIDGYIYDHFTEDVTVTGTTILSADLTDKIVYSLVWSILIALVAISLIMTLLFRNVKMVLISLVPNVIPLLVIASVMGFLNVDIKPSTAVIFTIALGIAVDDSIHYLARFRIEMQRRGVMNAALSATTIKTGRAIVVTSFILIAGFGTLITSAFASTAMMGILVCSTIFAALIADLFILPSLFYWLRPDIKIGKKPELL
- the tmk gene encoding dTMP kinase, which gives rise to MFITFEGIDGSGKTTQIRLLKEYFEKQKTDCSVFREPGGTDISEQIRTLLLHGGDEMDPVTEMLLFSAARSQLIAEKVNPLLEKGTVVILDRFYDSTVAYQGYGRESATIGVINQLNSIASHKTVPDLTFYLKISADTARKRTEENEKDRMERAGDSFFAKVAAGFDKLASEESRIQTINAEQSVELIHADILKAVQAFSRS